Proteins found in one Deltaproteobacteria bacterium GWA2_45_12 genomic segment:
- a CDS encoding carbamoyl phosphate synthase small subunit codes for MKPAHLILQDGTIFSGSSFGYAGSKHGEVVFNTSMSGYQEILTDPSYQGQIVVMTYTEIGNYGVNALDVESSKIYLSGFVVKELSPTVSNFRARSDLAAYLKKNRIPGIEGIDTRALVRHIREKGAMQALIVTGPLTNKTSLVKKAQKLPGMEGQDLARIVSCQKPYQWKKGTESFMRASKNARRQKKYKVIAYDFGIKQNILRMFVDHDCQVKVVPGDYPAQKVLAENPDGVFLSNGPGDPAMCTYAINNVQKILGKKPIFGICLGHQILGLALGAKTYKLKFGHHGGNQPVMDLSTRKVEITAQNHGFAVDCEHLSDVLVSHINLNDQTVEGIKHKKLAAFSVQYHPEAAPGPHDSHYLFQRFIDLMR; via the coding sequence ATGAAACCAGCGCATCTCATTTTACAAGATGGAACGATTTTTTCAGGGAGCTCGTTTGGCTATGCTGGTTCCAAGCACGGTGAAGTGGTTTTTAATACATCGATGTCGGGTTATCAGGAAATTTTGACGGATCCCTCTTATCAAGGGCAAATTGTGGTCATGACTTATACTGAAATAGGGAATTATGGGGTCAATGCCCTAGATGTTGAATCATCGAAAATTTATCTCTCGGGATTTGTGGTTAAAGAACTTTCACCCACGGTGAGTAATTTCAGGGCGCGGAGCGATTTGGCGGCTTATTTAAAAAAGAATCGCATTCCCGGCATTGAAGGCATTGATACACGAGCCCTTGTGCGCCACATTCGAGAGAAGGGTGCCATGCAGGCCCTTATTGTGACCGGGCCTTTAACCAACAAAACTTCTCTTGTTAAAAAAGCCCAAAAACTTCCAGGCATGGAAGGACAGGATTTAGCCAGAATTGTTAGTTGTCAGAAACCTTACCAGTGGAAGAAGGGCACCGAGTCTTTTATGCGGGCATCGAAGAATGCGAGAAGGCAGAAAAAATACAAAGTGATCGCTTACGACTTTGGCATCAAGCAGAACATTCTCCGAATGTTTGTGGATCATGACTGCCAGGTGAAAGTGGTGCCAGGAGATTATCCCGCTCAAAAAGTGTTGGCAGAAAATCCGGATGGTGTATTTTTGTCCAATGGACCCGGGGATCCGGCCATGTGTACGTATGCCATCAACAATGTCCAAAAGATTTTGGGCAAAAAACCTATTTTCGGAATTTGTTTGGGCCATCAAATCTTGGGACTGGCCTTGGGAGCTAAAACATACAAATTAAAATTTGGACATCACGGGGGCAATCAGCCCGTGATGGATTTAAGCACGCGCAAGGTGGAAATTACCGCCCAAAACCATGGCTTTGCTGTTGATTGTGAACACTTAAGTGATGTCCTGGTAAGCCACATCAATTTAAATGATCAAACCGTTGAAGGAATAAAACATAAAAAACTTGCCGCTTTTAGTGTGCAATATCACCCGGAAGCAGCCCCCGGTCCGCATGATAGCCATTATTTGTTTCAAAGATTTATTGATTTAATGAGGTAG
- a CDS encoding dihydroorotase, whose product MGTLLITNGTLIDPKNKKNGKWDLLIENGVVKDILKSGSVGAGLKPAHKNFQVIDAKGLVVAPGFVDLHTHLREPGFEYKETIETGTASAAAGGFTSVCCMANTNPVNDQASITQYILKQAKEKGLVNVFPIGAVTKGLEGKELSLMGELKKAGCVAVSDDGKTVRNAQLMRLAMEYARSFDLPVITHAIDPDLAERGVMSEGSMSTSLGLRGIPNEAEDIIIARDIYLAQLTGARLHVAHVATREGVELVAKAKKKGLSITCEVTPHHFTLTDDAVSGYDTNTKMAPPLRSEEDRRALIEGLRDGTIDAIATDHAPHALIDKEVEYDCACFGIVGLETALALSLKLVESKKLKIEDVISLLTWKAASIVGLRKGDLAVGADADVVIFDPNQAWTVQASAFQSKSKNSPFDGMKVKGRVKTTIVSGKIVYTM is encoded by the coding sequence ATGGGCACATTATTGATTACAAATGGAACGCTGATTGATCCCAAAAACAAGAAGAATGGGAAATGGGATCTTCTTATTGAAAATGGGGTGGTCAAAGATATTTTGAAATCCGGTTCCGTAGGGGCGGGTTTAAAACCCGCCCATAAAAATTTTCAGGTCATTGATGCCAAAGGGTTGGTTGTCGCCCCGGGCTTTGTTGATTTACACACCCACTTAAGGGAACCCGGCTTTGAATACAAAGAAACCATCGAAACAGGGACAGCTTCAGCCGCGGCCGGAGGTTTTACTTCAGTGTGTTGTATGGCCAACACCAATCCCGTCAATGATCAAGCCTCTATTACCCAATACATTTTAAAGCAGGCTAAAGAAAAGGGTCTGGTTAATGTTTTTCCTATAGGAGCTGTCACTAAAGGATTGGAAGGAAAAGAACTTTCTTTAATGGGGGAATTGAAAAAAGCAGGATGTGTGGCTGTTTCTGATGATGGAAAAACAGTTCGTAATGCCCAGCTCATGCGGTTAGCCATGGAGTATGCCCGCAGTTTTGATTTGCCCGTGATTACCCATGCCATTGATCCCGACTTGGCAGAGCGAGGGGTGATGAGTGAAGGATCTATGTCCACTTCTCTGGGGCTTCGCGGCATCCCCAATGAAGCTGAAGATATTATTATTGCCCGGGATATTTACTTGGCCCAACTCACCGGAGCTCGTTTGCATGTGGCCCATGTTGCCACGCGTGAAGGGGTGGAACTGGTGGCTAAAGCCAAGAAAAAGGGTTTGTCCATCACCTGTGAAGTGACTCCCCATCATTTTACACTCACCGATGATGCTGTATCCGGCTATGACACCAACACAAAAATGGCTCCCCCTCTTCGCAGTGAAGAAGACAGACGTGCGCTTATTGAAGGTTTGCGCGATGGCACCATTGATGCTATTGCCACCGACCACGCACCCCATGCGCTTATTGACAAAGAAGTGGAATATGATTGTGCCTGTTTTGGCATTGTTGGTTTGGAGACCGCTTTGGCATTGTCCCTTAAATTGGTTGAATCCAAAAAACTTAAAATTGAGGACGTTATTTCCCTGTTAACCTGGAAGGCGGCTTCCATTGTGGGTTTAAGGAAGGGAGATCTGGCTGTGGGTGCGGATGCGGATGTGGTGATTTTTGATCCAAACCAGGCATGGACAGTCCAAGCTTCGGCCTTTCAGTCCAAAAGCAAAAATTCCCCTTTCGATGGCATGAAGGTGAAGGGAAGGGTGAAAACCACGATTGTTTCGGGGAAGATTGTATATACGATGTAG
- a CDS encoding aspartate carbamoyltransferase — translation MKFERKDLLGIEDLSRKEIEFILHTARTLNEVSNRAVKKLPTLRGKTVINLFFESSTRTRTSFEIAGKRLSADVINISKSGSSIEKGENLLDTAKNLEAMGPDIIVCRHSSAGVPWVLAKNLKASVINAGDGAHEHPTQALLDIMTVQDAKGKTDGLNISIVGDIAHSRVARSNIYGFLKMGAKVTVVAPYTMMPHGIEKMGVRVSHQLQEGVRDADVIMMLRIQQERLGLAPFSTLREYSQLYGLNLSVLKNCKKDVVIMHPGPVNRGVEIDAQVADGPYSVILTQVTNGVSVRMALLYLLAGGK, via the coding sequence ATGAAATTTGAAAGAAAGGATTTGTTGGGTATTGAAGATCTTTCGCGTAAGGAGATTGAATTTATTCTTCATACAGCCCGCACCTTAAACGAGGTTTCAAACCGCGCAGTCAAAAAACTTCCCACGCTCCGTGGAAAAACAGTCATTAATTTATTTTTTGAAAGTTCCACACGCACGCGCACTTCTTTTGAAATTGCCGGCAAAAGATTATCGGCCGATGTCATCAATATTTCAAAAAGTGGTTCTTCAATTGAAAAGGGAGAAAATCTTTTAGATACAGCCAAAAACCTTGAAGCCATGGGACCGGATATTATCGTATGTCGACATTCCTCGGCAGGCGTCCCGTGGGTCTTGGCCAAAAATTTGAAAGCTTCGGTCATTAATGCGGGGGATGGGGCCCATGAGCATCCTACCCAGGCCTTGCTTGATATTATGACCGTGCAAGATGCCAAGGGTAAAACCGATGGACTCAATATTAGTATCGTGGGGGATATTGCTCATAGCCGTGTAGCCCGGTCCAATATTTATGGTTTTTTGAAAATGGGAGCCAAGGTAACGGTTGTGGCCCCCTATACCATGATGCCCCATGGGATTGAAAAAATGGGGGTAAGGGTTTCCCATCAGTTGCAAGAAGGAGTTCGCGATGCCGATGTTATTATGATGCTGCGAATTCAACAGGAACGTCTGGGGTTGGCTCCATTTTCTACATTAAGGGAATATTCACAATTATATGGACTTAACCTATCAGTATTAAAGAATTGCAAGAAGGATGTAGTCATCATGCATCCGGGCCCGGTCAATCGGGGCGTTGAGATTGATGCCCAAGTGGCCGATGGCCCTTATTCTGTTATTTTAACTCAGGTGACCAACGGAGTTTCAGTACGGATGGCCTTGCTCTATCTGTTGGCAGGGGGGAAATAG
- a CDS encoding alanine dehydrogenase translates to MKIGLLKETKKNEGRVALTPENIGALVRTGHRVCVQKGAGELSSFADSQYKKAGARLLHSSKEIILQSDLLLKVKEPTMEELEWMRPGQMIFCYLHLAAFPRLTQKILRKKIIALGYETLQAPDGHLPLLIPMSQIAGRLATQNGAHLLRIDQGGRGVLMGGTDKVPGATVVILGAGVVGENAAQMAMGLGATVHILDVFEKRLQNLKRKYGDRLHVHPSTSRWRAKLVPIADLLIGAVLIPGAKAPKLVSKTLVKKMKKGSVIIDVAVDQGGCIETSEVTSHENPAVVKHGVLHYGVPNIPAVVPLTSTLALSTETFPYVLRIAHYGLVDACKRWPELKGAINCYEGKIIHPALL, encoded by the coding sequence GTGAAGATCGGTTTATTAAAAGAAACAAAGAAGAATGAAGGGCGAGTGGCGTTAACTCCTGAAAATATTGGCGCGCTTGTTCGTACGGGCCATCGTGTATGTGTTCAGAAAGGGGCGGGGGAACTTTCCTCTTTTGCCGATAGCCAGTACAAAAAAGCAGGGGCCCGCTTATTACATTCATCTAAAGAAATTATTTTGCAATCAGACCTTCTGCTTAAAGTAAAAGAGCCCACCATGGAGGAACTTGAATGGATGCGGCCTGGCCAGATGATTTTTTGTTATTTGCATTTGGCGGCTTTCCCCAGGCTTACCCAAAAAATCCTTCGAAAAAAAATCATCGCCCTTGGTTATGAGACATTGCAAGCCCCCGATGGGCATTTGCCTCTTTTAATCCCCATGAGTCAGATTGCCGGTCGCCTGGCCACCCAAAATGGCGCCCATTTGTTACGCATTGATCAAGGAGGGCGCGGTGTTTTGATGGGGGGCACCGACAAAGTTCCTGGGGCTACGGTGGTGATTTTAGGGGCGGGAGTTGTGGGGGAAAATGCGGCGCAGATGGCCATGGGCCTTGGAGCCACCGTGCATATCTTGGATGTTTTTGAAAAACGCCTTCAAAATTTGAAGAGAAAATACGGGGACCGTTTGCATGTCCACCCTTCAACATCCAGGTGGAGAGCCAAGCTGGTTCCTATAGCTGACTTGCTTATAGGAGCGGTTCTTATTCCCGGAGCCAAAGCGCCCAAACTGGTTTCCAAAACTTTGGTCAAAAAAATGAAGAAGGGTTCCGTCATCATTGATGTCGCTGTCGATCAGGGAGGCTGCATTGAAACTTCGGAAGTAACAAGCCACGAAAATCCCGCCGTCGTCAAACATGGTGTGCTGCACTATGGGGTTCCTAATATTCCTGCAGTGGTTCCCTTGACCTCTACTTTGGCCTTAAGTACCGAAACCTTCCCTTACGTTTTGCGTATTGCCCATTATGGCTTGGTGGACGCTTGTAAGCGCTGGCCCGAACTTAAAGGGGCGATCAACTGTTACGAAGGTAAAATCATCCATCCTGCCTTGTTGTAA